Proteins encoded by one window of Epinephelus moara isolate mb chromosome 18, YSFRI_EMoa_1.0, whole genome shotgun sequence:
- the LOC126405794 gene encoding uncharacterized protein LOC126405794, producing the protein MLTENRKRHRSGGDEESGHLVPQAKRQSRAHPLSPEPGRDAWDSESSNSESSSSISSPEHAAGSCGSQCVVGPCSPLSSGDSSELAGPTSLASYLQINRILKQAHFQSLQSRCQLRDT; encoded by the exons GAAACGACACCGCAGCGGTGGTGATGAGGAGAGTGGCCACCTCGTGCCTCAAGCCAAAAGGCAGAGCAGAGCTCATCCGCTCTCTCCTGAGCCAGGCCGGGATGCCTGGGACTCTGAG TCATCCAACAgcgagagcagcagcagcatcagcagtccAGAGCATGCAGCCGGGAGCTGTGGCAGCCAGTGCGTCGTGGGCCCCTGCAGTCCCCTCAGCTCCGGTGACTCCTCAGAACTGGCCGGCCCTACGAGCCTGGCGTCCTACCTGCAGATCAACCGCATCCTGAAGCAGGCCCACTTCCAGAGCCTGCAGAGCCGATGTCAGCTCAGAGACACATGA